DNA from Mucilaginibacter mallensis:
ATAAATCACACCAGTAAACTTTGCGTAAGGGCGTTTGATTATAACAAGGATGGTAAGCTTGATCTTTTTATATCAGGCAGAGTTGATCCGTGGAATTATCCTAAACCGGTATCAAGCATGATATTACGTAACGATAGTAAAAACGGGGTGGTGAAATTTACCGATGTAACAGATCAGGTGGCACCCGGCTTAAAAAACATAGGCCTGGTATGTGATGCTTTATTTACTGATTATGATAACGATGGCTGGCCCGACCTGATATTGGCCGGTGAATGGATGCCGGTAACGTTCTTTAAAAATGATCATGGTGTATTTAAAAATGCAACAAGTACCACGGGCATAGGCAATAGGACAGGCTGGTGGAACAGCATTGTTGCCGGAGACTTCAGGCATACAGGCCGGATGGATTATATTGTGGGCAACGTTGGGTTAAATACATTTTATAAGGCAACTGAGCAATATCCGGTTTATATAACAGCTAAGGACTTTGACAAGAACGGCAGCTATAATGCCATAACTTCAATCTTTTTGCCAGATCAGAATGGTGATAAAAAGGAATTTCCGGCTATTGGCAGGGATGATATTTTGAAAGAGATGATCAGCTTGAAAAAGAAGTACACCAATTATAAATCATACGCGGTTGCTACGATGGATGAGGTTTTCCCTGCTGAAAAAAGAGAAGGTGCTTTAAGGCTAATGGCAAACACATCGGCATCATGCTTTTTGCGTAATGATGGTAAAGGGAAATTCACTATTATTCCTTTACCCATGCAGGCGCAGGTATCAGCCCTGAACGGTATGGTGGTTGATGATTTTGACGCCGATGGTAACCTGGACGTAGTAATAAATGGTAATGATTATGGCAACGAGGTGTTTGATGGCAGATACGATGCGCTAAATGGCCTGATGCTTAAAGGTGACGGAAAGGGTAATTTCGCTCCTCAAAGTATCCTGCAAAGTGGAATTTATATACCTCATGATGGTAAAGCACTTGTAAAACTGCAAACCAGCGATGGTAAGTACATGCTTGCCGCGAGCCAGAACCGTGACTCATTAAAAGTATTTGTCCTCAATAAGCCTGTAAATAATATCAAGCTGCTGCCTAATGATGAAAGCGCCATTATCACCTACAAAAATGGCAAAAAACAAAAGCAGGAATTTTATTATGGCTCCTCATTCCTGTCGCAATCGGGGAGGTTTTTTACAGTAAATAAAGATGTAACGAATGTTCAGATAACCAACGACAAAGGGCAAACGAGAACAATACCAATTAAATAAAAAATGCCTGTAAGGGTATTTTTATGAAAGCTTAGCAAAATGTATTCTTTTACACTCTGTGGCTCTTTGTGAAAATCTTTGTGGTCTCTGTGGAATTAACCACAAAGGACACTGAGGGTTTCACAAAGGACACTAAGACGTTATTATTACAGGTTTTTACTTTTGAGGTTGGCTCTTTTAATACGAATATTTGTTATTAAAGTTAAGTATTAAATTAAAACAGGCTTACTAAATGCCGATTCATTGCCGTGCATATCAACTGCTTTTATTTTCAGGATTTTGCCTTTAAAATTGGCCGGTACTGTAAACGTGGTTAATGGGGTATACCAAACTCGTTTGCCATTAAGATATAGGTCATAGCCAAAGAAGGTTTTACTGCCTTTTGCTTCAAACCATTTTAGTAGTAGTGATTTATTGCTGTGTTGTAAAGTGAGATTTATAGGAGTTGCCGGTGATGTATTATCCGGCGTAAGGCTTTGTATGCAGTTCATAAACCCTCTATAAGTATGGTAGGTGCCTTTCCAGATCTGTCCTTTCAGAGCCATTTTATATTGTGGCTGCTTATCTATGCCACCCTGGTACCAGTCGCCATGTACGGTATCAATTAAATAGGTTTGTACATAGTTCCATAGCTGTTTGAATGTATTAAAGTATTGATGTTTATCATTGGGGTAATATTTATCCATTAATAAAAGAGTATTCAGCCCCTCAGCTTGCGCCCACCAGTTTTTGGTATCGGCAATAATGGTGATGCCCGGCTTATCCTTAAAATAATATCCCTCATCATAAAACCCGCCAACGCTTTTATCATAGCCGTTATCTAACGCGTGGTCAAGCATTTTTTTGCCGATCCTTAATGTCAGCGTATCATTCTTTATGCCTAAGGTGTGTGATGCTTCCAGCATCAGGTAAGCGGTTTCCACATCATGCCCAAATGATACATGGTTTAATCCCCGGTGCTTTAATATTACGGCTTCTGATGAATCCCGATACGATACCGGCGACCAATCGTCGTGAAAAAACAAATTAAGATAACCTTTTGGCGTAACTATCTTATCGCGGATCAGCAGCAACATTTCATTTAAGCGGATCTTTAAGAACTCATTTGGCCAAACAGTATACAACTCGTTAAACGCTTCTAGTAAATGGATAGAGGTGTTTTGATCTTTATAACCAAGCTCGGCGGTAGTAGGAGTGTTGGCATTACGTTTTATGGGTGTACCATCTCTTTCCATATGCTGATAGTATCCTTTGTAAAGAGGGTCGTGACTATGTTTCTCCAGCCACATAAAATCTGCTATCGCGAGATTAAGCGCGCTGGTATCGCCGCTTACTTGGTAATAGGCTGATAGCGCGTAAATAGCAAATGAATTACCATATGCCTCTTTAGGTGCAAAGCCTCCTTTTTTAACATTGCCTTTTTTATCAATAAAAGTGTAGAACCCACCATATTGCTTATCCCACATTACATTCTTTAAAAACTGAAAGCCGTGCGTGGCAGCGGCTTTATAATAGGTTATAGTAGGAAACATTTCGGCAGCTTTGGAGGTACTCCACACATGTCGCGCCTGGGTAACTATCATTTTATCCTGGTTACCAACCGGTTTAAAATCATAGCTAAAAGAACTTAAAAATCCACCATCTTCATTATCAACAGATGCAGGGTACCACGGTTTAAGTAATTTGTTAACCATGGAATATTTCATCTGGGCAGCTATCTGCTTTTTTTCGGTGGCTTTATCCTGGCTAAAAGCATGTAAACTAAAGGCTATTGAACATACAGCAAATGCTTTGGCTGCAAAAGGTATTGACGATGGCATATGGGTAAATGGATTGGTGACTCTAATTTAGCTCTATTGGTGATAATGCTATTATTTAGCGCGTTTTGAGCAAAATTTTGATAAGAAAATATCATAGTACCTTATTGATTTGTCAATATCTAAAAGCTACATAATCATAAAACATTTGGTAAAAAAGTATTATCGTAGCATGCCCACACTCGGTAAGTTTGTTTGGTGAGTGTATGTGATACACCATCACTGATTATAATCGATATATTTTTCCTTTACGTGGTATGATTGGCTTTTTCCCTAGGGCTATATCCTATCAAATTTATAATTTTTATGAAGTACAAACACCTGTTAAAACTTGCTTTCATTTGCATGGCGGTTTCAATTAATACGGCTGTATATGCCCAAAATGCAAAGAAAACTACTGGGATGGTACTCAATAGTCAGGAATATCTGGAGTATCAGGGCGTAAACGTGATGCTTGCTCATGATTTTTATCCCGAGGGGCATCAGGGCGGGGTAGGCGTAATACAAAACGGACAAAGGGTTGCCACTAATGGCGATATCAGGCTGGAGCCTACTCCCGGGCAATGGTCGCCTATACCTAAGGTTGGTAAGCGTGTGGTTGATACCAAAACAGGTGAAATTAGCGTGCGAATGGAATACCCTAACGAGGCCATTGACCGCAAAGGGTTTAACCCGGTTATTTATCCTGACCTGAAATTTGCTTATAATATCCGGGTGCTGCCTGTTGGCAAAGCATTCAAAATAATTGTCGACCTCGATAAACCTTTGCCTGATGATTGGATAGGGAAGGTGGGTTTTAACTTTGAGCTTTTCCCGGGAATATTGTTTGGTAAATCCTATTATATGGATCAACAATTTGGTGTGTTTCCTCAACAGGGCAACGATCAGGTGTATAAGGACAGCGACGGAGATTTCCAGGTAACACCAATGGCATCGGGCAAAACACTAACCATTGTGCCCGAATCAGACAAACAACGCATGACCATCCAAAACCTGAGCGGTGGTAACCTGGAACTGATTGACGGCAGGAGCAAATACAATAACGGCTGGTTCGTGGTGCGGTCATTAGTGGCTAAGGGGGCAACTAAAAATGCTATTGAATGGCTCGTTACCCCGCATGCTATTGAAGGCTGGCAATCAGATCCTGTAATACAGGTATCAGAAGTAGGCTATCACCCTGATCAGAAAAAAATAGCCGTGATTGAACTGGATAAACACGACACAAAAAAGCTTTCCGCATCCTTATTAAGAATTAAAGAAGACGGTGGTTTTGAAACCGTGCTTTCGACCGGTACAAAAGATTGGGGCGATTTTTTGCGTTACCATTACCTGCAATTTGATTTTAGCGCCATAAAAAAGCCTGGCATGTATGTGGTGAGCTATGGCAGCTTTAAAACCCATCCGTTCCAGATCAGTAAGGATGTGTACGCCAACAATGTTTGGCAGCCAACACTCGAATACTTTTTGCCGGTACAAATGTGCCACATGAAGGTGAAGGATAATTACCGCATTTGGCATGGCTTCTGCCACATGGATGATGCCCGCATGGCGCCAACAGATTCCGATCATTTTGATGGTTATATACAGGGCCATTCTACGCTAACCAAATACGCGCCGGGGCAAACCGTACCGGGTTTAAACAAAGGTGGCTGGCATGATGCTGGCGATTTTGACCTCAGGATAGAATCGCAGGCGGAAACTGTGCATGGTTTAACTTTAGCTTACGAACAGTTCAATGTAAAATATGATAACACCACCATCGACCAAGCCACTCAAACTGTTGATATCCAAAAGCCGGATGGCAAGCCCGATGTACTACAGCAAATTGAGCATGGCTTGTTAACCATTGTAGGAGGCTACGAGTCGATGGGAAGGTTTTACAGGGGCATGATTGAGCCCACATTACCACAGTATACTATTTTGGGCGATGCTGCTAATATTACCGATAATAAACCTTACGTAGCACCTGTAAACGGAGCTGCGCCACCGGCAGTAGGCCTGCCTAATTCGCCGGATGACCGCTGGGTATTTACAGAAGATAACCCGGAGCGGAGTTTGGAAACCGCAGCTGCCTTAGCTGCCGCAAACCGTGTAATGAAAGGTTTTAATGACACCCTTGCCACCCAATGCTTGCAAATTGCTGAGGAAGTATGGAAAAATATTAAAGAGAAACGTGAATTAAGCCGCGTGCCATTAGCGGTTGAGTTACTGGTAACCACAGGGAAAAAAGAATACGCTGATTTTTTGGTAGCGCATACACAGGCCATAGCGCAGCATATAAATAATACGGGCTGGCTTGTAGGGCGTACTATGGCGTTGATCAATGATCAGACTTACCATAATGTCATTACCCAGGCGGTAGCTAAACTGTATGCGCAGGTTAAACTGGACGGCACAAAAACACCTTATAGCGTTCCCTATCAGCCGGATATTTGGGGAGCAGGCTGGGGTATTCAGAATTTTGGCTACAAACAATATTTTCTTTATAAATATTTCCCAACTATTTTCCCGGACGATTATATGTTAGCCTCTATAAACTTTGTGTTGGGTTGCCATCCGGGTTCAAATACGGCTTCATTTGTTTCGGGAGTAGGGTCGAAATCAATGACAACTGCCTATGGCTTTAACCGTGCCGATTGGTCGTACATCCCCGGAGGGATAACATCCGGTACAGCACTGATCCGCCCTGATTTTCCAGAACTGCTCAACTGGCCCTTTTTATGGCAGCAAGGCGAGTATGTTTTAGGCGGAGGCACTACCGACTATTTATTTTTGATATTAGCAGCTAACGATATATTAAATAAAAAGTAAGTTTACTACATTGCACATACCAATTACATTGTAAATCATCTTATATGACTAACAGAAGAACATTTATAAAAACATCAGTTTTGCTTTCTGCCGGGATTTTAGCTGCACCTAACTTATTTGCTTACGATAAGAAATACATTGGCTTGCAGTTATACACCGTGCGCGATTACATGGCAAAGGATCCCGCGGCTACTTTAGCGCAGGTGGCACAAATAGGCTATACCTCGGTTGAGGGCGCTACATATACAGGCAGCGAGCAGTTTTATGGGATGGATGCCAAAGCATTCGGCAGTTTGCTGAAACAAAACGGGCTCATCATGCCGAGTAGTCACTATCGGTTAGGTGAGGAACTGGTAAACGGAGCCTCACAAAAGGGTACCATATTGAATGATTGGAACAAGGCGGTGGATGATGCAGCCAACGTTGGTTTAAAATATATGGTATGCGCATATTTGGCTGACAGTGAGCGCGGATCACTTGATCATTTTAAAAAGGTAGCCGAGGATTTAAGTAAAGGAGGAGAAGCCTGTAAAAAAGCAGGCATACAGCTCTGCTACCATAACCACGATTTTGAATTTATACAGCAGGATGGTAAATACCCATATGAAACCATATTAGCCAATGCTGATAAGGATTTGGTAAAGATGGAAATGGATATGTACTGGGTAACCAAGGCAAACCAGGATCCGGTGAAGTTGATCAACGAGAATCCGGGCCGTTTCCCGCTATGGCACTTAAAGGATATGAATAACACCACCGAGCGAGCATTTACCGAGGTTGGCAATGGTATAATTGATTTTAAGCGGATTTTCGCAAGTGCAAATAAAGCCGGACTAAAATATTTCTTCGTTGAGCAGGATAAATGCCCCGGCGACCCATACGATAGTATCAAAAAGAGTATTTCCTACATAAAAAATAACCTGGTTTAAGCCAGGTTATTTTTTATGCTATAACAATAGTTGTTCGGAAGATTTATTTTCTTACAAATATTGAGTGCGGGGTCACCCTGAGGCACTCGAAGGGTAAGCGTAAAGGCCTTTGCCCGCATGCTTCGAGTGCCTCATCATGACACCTTTTTTAATCTTTCGAACACCTATGGTTCTGTAATATACAGGCTGTTTTAAAAACGGCCATAACCTATGTGGGCCATTCTTTCGCCCATTTCGGCGTAAGCTTCATTTGGGCCGGGTGCCCAGGTTCCTAAGCCATCAACATAACGGTTGTACATGCAAAATGCCGCTGCAATTAATACGGTATCATGTATCTCAATATCGGTAGCGCCTTCTTCACGGGCAGCTTCAATATCAGCCTCAGTAACATTTTTGCCATTGCCTTGTACCTGGTGGGCGATGTGTAACAAGGCCCTTAGTTTATCGGATACCGGTGTATTTGGTAAGCCTGCTTTAATATCATCAATTAATGCCAGTCCGCTGTTTAAATGTGCTGCTGCCGCGGCAGCATGTGAGGTGTGGCAAAAGTGGCACTTGTTCCAGTAAGATACCGATGCTGCGATAATCTCCCGTTCGCCGCTGGTGAGCGATGATGGGCCTCTTAATAAAGTTTCCGCCAGATCGGTAAGCGGTTTGCCTGTTTCGGGCCTGTAATATAGCAAACCCACAATGCCGGGTAGTTCTTCATTCAATAATTTAATGTGTGCCATTCTTGAAATTGGTTTATATGGTTTGTTCTGTTCTGTCTACTTTAAAAGGTTTGGTCAGGTAGCCTTCACGGGCACGCTGTTCGCCCATTTTATCATATAGTTCGTCATCATCCGGCTGCCAGGTATCGAGCCCATCCACATAGCGGTTAAACATGCAGAATGCCGCTGCAATTAATACGGTATCATGTATCTCAATATCCGTAGCGCCTTCGGCACGGGCAAAAGCAACATCGGTATCAGTAACATTTTTACCCCCGGTTTGTACTTTGGCCGCTATTTTTAACAGGGCTTTTAGCTTGTCGCTGATAGGCGCGCTTTCCGGATCATTACGAACCTGTTTTACGAGCTCCCCATCGTCACCTAACTGGTGTTTGGCAATAGCGCCATGTATGGTAGTACAATATTTACAATTGTTTAACCCCGATACATAGGTAGCGATCAGTTCACGATCACCGGGACTCAATGTTGGGTGCGGATCGTGCAGCAGTGTTTGAACCAACGCATTTAGCGGCCCGGCAGTTTCAGGACGGAACATAAACAAACTCCTTATTCCAGGAAATTCATGTGGTAAATTAATGTGAGGCATATCAATTTAGATTTAATGGCCAGGTGACTAGTTTTAAGCCGCTCTTTAATGTTTGTGTTTATATTATTGGTATGTATCTAAACTAAGTAAATCATTTAAATTACTGTAATACTATTTAAACAATTAATTGCTTGTGTTTTACCTGGTGATAATATTATAACCGGTTCATTTTTAACTATATGTATCAGTTATGCATTGATAGGCTATATAATGTGTTTTTGTTTTGTATGTAATTAATTGATATTCAGCTAATTATTTATGATTAACATTTTTGATGCATAACTTAACATTTGTGCTATAACCCGATAGCGTATGCGTCTAAATTTATCATGTAATTATTGCTTATAAACCGGCATTAATTAAACTGATTATTCATCAACCAATTTTCTCGCTAAAAGCCTATTAACAATTAAAATTATTTGGTATGAACCGGAATATAATGAAAGAGATTACGCCATTAACTGATAATGATTGTTTCACCATATTCTCGCGCACTAAGAAGGTATTCGATTTCCCATTGCACTATCACGATGAATATGAGCTTAACTTTATCTTGAATGGTAAAGGAGTAAAACGGATAATGGGAAATAGCGAGGCCGTGATTGATGATATGGAGCTGGTTTTAGTAGGGCCGAGCTTATACCATGGCTGGTTTACACATGAATGTAAAGAAGAAAATATAACTGAGGTTACTATACAATTTCATAAGGATCTGTTCGATGAAAAATTATTGAATAGGAACCAGCTGAGCCTTATTAAAAAGATGTTTGAGAACGCGCAGTGTGGTATACTCTTTTCGCAGGAAACAATTATTAATGTAGCCGACCGGATTTTGAAACTGAAAACAATGAGTGGGTTCGATTCTGCGCTCGAATTAATGTCGCTGCTTTATGACTTATCTGTCGCTAAAAATAGCAAAATGCTTTCCGACCCTGGTCATTTGTGTAAAGATTATAATTATAAGAATGAGAAGGTGGAGAAGGTATTCGAATACCTGAATAAGAACTTTAACAAACAAATTGCACTTACCGAGATGGCTAAGATTGTTGATATGTCTGAAGCTGCCTTTGCCCGTTTTATAAAAAAACGGACTGGAATGTCATTTGTTAATATACTTAACGAGATCAGGGTAGGGCATGCCTCCAAAATATTAATAGATTCAACAAATACCATTTCAGAAATTGCCTACCAGTGCGGTTTCAACAATTTATCCTATTTCAACCGCATCTTTAAAGAGAAAAAGATCGTCGGCCCAAAAGAATATAGAAGGACTTACGCGGGCGCCGAGATCTTTGTATAGAAATAACATTCTCCATTTATTTTGTCATATATAGCTGCGGTTCCGTAGCTAAACAGATACGGTATGCATCATCATTTGTTATGCTTAAATTTATAAGTATATAAACGACACTAATACTATCCGCTGTTGCGCCAATTTAAGGCACTCACCCGCTTATAATATTTTATCATGTTATAGTAACATTTTAGCTATACATGCTTGAGTTTTCAATAATTGAAAATATTTTTATGGAAATATTTCTTTTATTGATAAAATTAGTGTTAATTCGACACGTATTATAAACCAATATGAGTAAAGATAAATTTGTTGTAGGAGTGGACTATGGTTCCGATTCTGTCCGCTCTGTAATTATTAACGCCCTTAATGGCGAAGAAATAGCATCATCAGTATATTATTACCCGCGCTGGCAAAAAGGATTGTATTGCGATCCGGCGAATAACCAGTTCAGGCAGCACCCTTTAGATTATATTGAAGGGCTGGAGATCACCATAAAAGATTGTATTAAAATAGCAGGCGGCGAAACCGTTGCCCGCAATATTAAGGGCCTTTCAGTTGATACTACGGGTTCTACACCTGTCGCGGTTGATAAAGCAGGACAGCCATTGGCATTAACCCCCGCATTCAGTGAAAATCCAAATGCGATGTTCGTATTATGGAAAGACCATACATCTATCAATGAAGCGGCGGAAATAAATGCGCACGCGCCTAAATTTGGTATTAATTACCTGAAATATGTTGGCGGTATCTACTCTTCTGAGTGGTTTTGGGCTAAATTGCTACATGTTTTAAGGGTTGATGAAAGCGTTAGAAAAGCCACACATTCGTGGGTTGAGCATTGCGACTGGATCCCATTCCTGTTAACAGGCGGTAAAAAAGCGGAGGAAATTAAACGTGGACGTTGTTCCGCTGGACACAAGGCGCTATGGGCCGAAGAGTTT
Protein-coding regions in this window:
- a CDS encoding carboxymuconolactone decarboxylase family protein — its product is MAHIKLLNEELPGIVGLLYYRPETGKPLTDLAETLLRGPSSLTSGEREIIAASVSYWNKCHFCHTSHAAAAAAHLNSGLALIDDIKAGLPNTPVSDKLRALLHIAHQVQGNGKNVTEADIEAAREEGATDIEIHDTVLIAAAFCMYNRYVDGLGTWAPGPNEAYAEMGERMAHIGYGRF
- a CDS encoding carboxymuconolactone decarboxylase family protein, producing the protein MPHINLPHEFPGIRSLFMFRPETAGPLNALVQTLLHDPHPTLSPGDRELIATYVSGLNNCKYCTTIHGAIAKHQLGDDGELVKQVRNDPESAPISDKLKALLKIAAKVQTGGKNVTDTDVAFARAEGATDIEIHDTVLIAAAFCMFNRYVDGLDTWQPDDDELYDKMGEQRAREGYLTKPFKVDRTEQTI
- a CDS encoding sugar phosphate isomerase/epimerase family protein, which produces MTNRRTFIKTSVLLSAGILAAPNLFAYDKKYIGLQLYTVRDYMAKDPAATLAQVAQIGYTSVEGATYTGSEQFYGMDAKAFGSLLKQNGLIMPSSHYRLGEELVNGASQKGTILNDWNKAVDDAANVGLKYMVCAYLADSERGSLDHFKKVAEDLSKGGEACKKAGIQLCYHNHDFEFIQQDGKYPYETILANADKDLVKMEMDMYWVTKANQDPVKLINENPGRFPLWHLKDMNNTTERAFTEVGNGIIDFKRIFASANKAGLKYFFVEQDKCPGDPYDSIKKSISYIKNNLV
- a CDS encoding glycoside hydrolase family 9 protein; this encodes MKYKHLLKLAFICMAVSINTAVYAQNAKKTTGMVLNSQEYLEYQGVNVMLAHDFYPEGHQGGVGVIQNGQRVATNGDIRLEPTPGQWSPIPKVGKRVVDTKTGEISVRMEYPNEAIDRKGFNPVIYPDLKFAYNIRVLPVGKAFKIIVDLDKPLPDDWIGKVGFNFELFPGILFGKSYYMDQQFGVFPQQGNDQVYKDSDGDFQVTPMASGKTLTIVPESDKQRMTIQNLSGGNLELIDGRSKYNNGWFVVRSLVAKGATKNAIEWLVTPHAIEGWQSDPVIQVSEVGYHPDQKKIAVIELDKHDTKKLSASLLRIKEDGGFETVLSTGTKDWGDFLRYHYLQFDFSAIKKPGMYVVSYGSFKTHPFQISKDVYANNVWQPTLEYFLPVQMCHMKVKDNYRIWHGFCHMDDARMAPTDSDHFDGYIQGHSTLTKYAPGQTVPGLNKGGWHDAGDFDLRIESQAETVHGLTLAYEQFNVKYDNTTIDQATQTVDIQKPDGKPDVLQQIEHGLLTIVGGYESMGRFYRGMIEPTLPQYTILGDAANITDNKPYVAPVNGAAPPAVGLPNSPDDRWVFTEDNPERSLETAAALAAANRVMKGFNDTLATQCLQIAEEVWKNIKEKRELSRVPLAVELLVTTGKKEYADFLVAHTQAIAQHINNTGWLVGRTMALINDQTYHNVITQAVAKLYAQVKLDGTKTPYSVPYQPDIWGAGWGIQNFGYKQYFLYKYFPTIFPDDYMLASINFVLGCHPGSNTASFVSGVGSKSMTTAYGFNRADWSYIPGGITSGTALIRPDFPELLNWPFLWQQGEYVLGGGTTDYLFLILAANDILNKK
- a CDS encoding AraC family transcriptional regulator, translating into MNRNIMKEITPLTDNDCFTIFSRTKKVFDFPLHYHDEYELNFILNGKGVKRIMGNSEAVIDDMELVLVGPSLYHGWFTHECKEENITEVTIQFHKDLFDEKLLNRNQLSLIKKMFENAQCGILFSQETIINVADRILKLKTMSGFDSALELMSLLYDLSVAKNSKMLSDPGHLCKDYNYKNEKVEKVFEYLNKNFNKQIALTEMAKIVDMSEAAFARFIKKRTGMSFVNILNEIRVGHASKILIDSTNTISEIAYQCGFNNLSYFNRIFKEKKIVGPKEYRRTYAGAEIFV
- a CDS encoding AGE family epimerase/isomerase, whose amino-acid sequence is MPSSIPFAAKAFAVCSIAFSLHAFSQDKATEKKQIAAQMKYSMVNKLLKPWYPASVDNEDGGFLSSFSYDFKPVGNQDKMIVTQARHVWSTSKAAEMFPTITYYKAAATHGFQFLKNVMWDKQYGGFYTFIDKKGNVKKGGFAPKEAYGNSFAIYALSAYYQVSGDTSALNLAIADFMWLEKHSHDPLYKGYYQHMERDGTPIKRNANTPTTAELGYKDQNTSIHLLEAFNELYTVWPNEFLKIRLNEMLLLIRDKIVTPKGYLNLFFHDDWSPVSYRDSSEAVILKHRGLNHVSFGHDVETAYLMLEASHTLGIKNDTLTLRIGKKMLDHALDNGYDKSVGGFYDEGYYFKDKPGITIIADTKNWWAQAEGLNTLLLMDKYYPNDKHQYFNTFKQLWNYVQTYLIDTVHGDWYQGGIDKQPQYKMALKGQIWKGTYHTYRGFMNCIQSLTPDNTSPATPINLTLQHSNKSLLLKWFEAKGSKTFFGYDLYLNGKRVWYTPLTTFTVPANFKGKILKIKAVDMHGNESAFSKPVLI